A region from the Candidatus Tenderia electrophaga genome encodes:
- a CDS encoding peptide deformylase gives MAVLEILKYPDPRLKQSSTPVETFDDCLREFIAELERTMRAGPGGVGIAAPQVAEFIRVAVVDVSGKPDIEHHGRLVLVNPEIVAYDGFTKGREGCMSVPDYTGNVVRAEHISVEYFDEYGQPHALQSSGFEARAIQHELDHLEGLLFLDRLVSRRSDLFRRKVYT, from the coding sequence GTGGCGGTGTTGGAAATATTGAAGTATCCCGACCCGCGCCTCAAGCAGTCCTCGACGCCGGTAGAGACCTTTGATGACTGTCTGCGCGAATTCATCGCAGAGCTGGAACGGACCATGCGCGCCGGGCCGGGCGGCGTGGGCATTGCCGCGCCGCAGGTGGCTGAGTTTATCCGCGTGGCCGTCGTCGATGTCTCAGGCAAGCCCGACATCGAGCATCACGGCCGCCTGGTGCTGGTGAATCCGGAAATCGTCGCCTACGACGGTTTCACCAAGGGCCGCGAGGGGTGCATGTCGGTGCCGGACTACACCGGCAACGTCGTCCGCGCCGAGCACATCAGCGTGGAATATTTCGATGAGTACGGCCAGCCGCACGCCCTGCAAAGCAGCGGTTTCGAGGCGCGCGCCATTCAGCACGAACTGGATCATCTCGAGGGGCTGCTGTTCCTCGACCGGCTGGTGAGCCGCCGTAGCGATCTGTTTCGGCGCAAGGTTTACACCTAA
- a CDS encoding RNA-binding protein hfq: MSKGQSLQDPFLNTLRKEKIPVSIYLVNGIKLQGQIDSFDQFVVLLKNSVSQMVYKHAISTIVPAKTVKLPQADDAAG, from the coding sequence ATGAGTAAAGGGCAAAGCTTACAAGACCCTTTTTTGAATACCCTGCGTAAGGAGAAGATTCCGGTCTCCATCTATCTGGTGAACGGCATCAAACTGCAGGGTCAGATCGATTCATTCGATCAGTTTGTGGTGTTATTGAAAAACAGTGTCAGTCAAATGGTTTACAAACATGCCATTTCCACCATTGTGCCGGCCAAAACGGTTAAACTGCCTCAGGCTGATGATGCCGCCGGTTAA
- the miaA gene encoding tRNA dimethylallyltransferase (IPP transferase; isopentenyltransferase; involved in tRNA modification; in Escherichia coli this enzyme catalyzes the addition of a delta2-isopentenyl group from dimethylallyl diphosphate to the N6-nitrogen of adenosine adjacent to the anticodon of tRNA species that read codons starting with uracil; further tRNA modifications may occur; mutations in miaA result in defects in translation efficiency and fidelity): MSDLPPAIFVMGPTAAGKTDLAIALAETLPCELISVDSALVYRGMDVGTAKPEPEILQRAPHRLIDILDPAETYSAARFREDALAAMAQITAAGRIPLLVGGTMLYFRALEQGLSQLPAADAAVRARLDAELEETGLAAMHKRLQQVDPQAAARIHPHDPQRIQRALEVFEISGKPMSELQARTAGNRLPYRLSKLIIAPASRATLHARIEKRFKRMLEQGFINEVARLRQRSDLALSMPAMRAVGYRQAWEYLDGKYGYEALVERGVAATRQFAKRQLTWLRAEQGAAWLDSEADDLLPQALKYISTTLNLSE, translated from the coding sequence GTGTCTGATCTCCCCCCGGCCATTTTTGTTATGGGCCCGACGGCGGCCGGTAAGACCGACTTGGCCATCGCCCTGGCCGAAACACTGCCCTGCGAGTTGATCAGTGTCGATTCCGCCCTGGTCTATCGCGGCATGGATGTGGGCACGGCCAAGCCTGAGCCGGAGATATTGCAGCGGGCGCCGCACCGCTTGATCGATATCCTCGATCCGGCCGAGACGTATTCCGCCGCCCGCTTTCGCGAGGATGCCCTGGCGGCTATGGCGCAGATCACGGCGGCCGGGCGCATTCCCCTGCTGGTGGGCGGGACCATGCTTTATTTCCGTGCCCTGGAGCAGGGCCTCTCGCAACTGCCGGCGGCGGATGCCGCGGTTCGCGCCCGGCTTGACGCCGAGCTGGAGGAAACGGGCCTGGCGGCGATGCACAAGCGCTTGCAGCAGGTCGATCCTCAGGCCGCCGCGCGCATTCATCCCCACGACCCGCAACGTATCCAGCGCGCCCTGGAGGTCTTTGAAATCAGCGGTAAACCCATGAGCGAACTGCAGGCCCGGACCGCCGGGAACCGCCTGCCCTATCGCCTGTCGAAGCTGATCATCGCCCCCGCGTCCCGCGCCACTTTGCATGCGCGCATCGAAAAACGGTTTAAGCGCATGCTTGAACAGGGGTTTATCAACGAGGTGGCACGGCTGCGGCAACGCAGCGATTTGGCGCTGTCTATGCCCGCCATGCGCGCGGTGGGCTACCGCCAGGCGTGGGAATACCTTGATGGAAAGTACGGTTATGAGGCATTGGTCGAACGCGGCGTCGCGGCGACGCGCCAGTTTGCCAAGCGTCAGTTGACGTGGTTGCGGGCCGAGCAGGGCGCGGCCTGGCTGGATAGCGAAGCCGACGATTTGTTGCCGCAGGCCTTGAAATATATAAGTACTACCCTCAACTTATCCGAATAG
- a CDS encoding nitroreductase, with protein sequence MWDFFETVRHRHSVRSYQSDQPVEQEKLHAILETACSAPSAGDLQSYRIIVVSSPEKRRALSGAAQQQAFIAEAPVCLIFCAEPERSAQKYGERGRDLYALQDTTIAAAYAQLAVVAAGMASTWVGYFDEAKVREIIGLESGPVPVAMLSLGYPAELPEPTQRRRLDEIVSHLD encoded by the coding sequence ATGTGGGACTTTTTTGAAACGGTACGTCATCGTCATTCGGTACGCAGTTATCAGAGCGATCAGCCCGTCGAACAGGAAAAACTCCACGCCATTCTCGAGACCGCCTGCAGCGCCCCCTCCGCCGGGGACCTTCAGTCCTACCGGATCATAGTGGTCAGCAGCCCGGAAAAACGCCGGGCGCTGTCGGGCGCGGCACAACAACAGGCCTTCATCGCCGAAGCCCCGGTGTGCCTGATCTTCTGTGCCGAACCGGAGCGCTCCGCGCAAAAATACGGCGAGCGCGGGCGCGACCTCTACGCCCTGCAGGACACCACCATCGCCGCCGCCTACGCCCAGCTGGCCGTGGTCGCCGCCGGCATGGCCTCCACCTGGGTCGGCTATTTCGATGAAGCCAAGGTGAGGGAGATCATTGGCCTTGAGTCCGGGCCGGTGCCCGTCGCCATGCTCAGCCTCGGCTACCCCGCGGAACTGCCCGAGCCCACCCAACGGCGGCGACTGGACGAGATCGTCAGCCACCTCGATTAA
- a CDS encoding HflK protein has protein sequence MAWNEPGGSKDNDPWGNKNKGDQGPPDLDEVIRKMQNKLGGLFGGKKGGGGGGQSPGKGGTAGMGIMILVLVGGWLVYDMVHIIQPAERGVVMRFGEYVDTMQPGLGVRLPRPIETVERVDVAQIRNVEIGYRSSSGGRSTTSTSVGSESLMLTRDENIVDAQFAVQYRIKSARDYLFNVRNPDLTLRESTESAVREVVGKSNMDFVLTEGRGEIVNRIQALTQDILDRYETGLIVTSVNMQDAQPPDQVQDAFDDAVKAREDRIRLINEAEAYSNNVLPRARGAAARQIEEANAYKEEVVAKAEGEAQRFENILSEYTAAPDVTRQRLYLETMEEVLSNSSKVMVDVEGGNNIMYLPLDRIMRDSDSTPLSSSSSDFSSALSGLKDQAQSAQQLMRRDSDVRSRERR, from the coding sequence ATGGCCTGGAATGAGCCGGGTGGGTCGAAGGACAACGATCCCTGGGGAAACAAGAACAAAGGTGATCAAGGTCCGCCGGACCTGGACGAAGTGATCCGCAAGATGCAGAACAAGCTGGGCGGCCTCTTCGGTGGTAAGAAAGGCGGCGGTGGTGGTGGCCAATCCCCGGGTAAGGGCGGCACCGCCGGCATGGGGATCATGATCCTGGTGCTGGTCGGGGGTTGGTTGGTCTATGACATGGTCCACATCATACAGCCGGCGGAACGCGGCGTGGTGATGCGCTTCGGCGAGTACGTGGACACCATGCAGCCGGGCCTGGGCGTGCGCCTGCCGCGACCGATTGAAACGGTGGAGCGCGTCGATGTCGCCCAGATCCGTAACGTCGAGATCGGCTATCGTTCTTCCAGCGGCGGTCGGTCGACCACGAGCACCTCGGTCGGCAGCGAGTCGTTGATGCTGACCCGTGACGAAAACATCGTCGACGCCCAGTTCGCGGTGCAGTACCGCATCAAGTCGGCGCGCGATTATCTGTTCAATGTGCGCAATCCCGACCTGACCCTGCGTGAGTCCACCGAGAGTGCGGTGCGCGAAGTGGTGGGTAAAAGCAATATGGACTTTGTGCTGACCGAAGGTCGCGGTGAAATCGTCAATCGTATCCAGGCCCTGACACAGGACATCCTCGACCGCTATGAGACCGGCCTGATAGTAACCAGTGTCAACATGCAGGATGCCCAGCCGCCGGACCAGGTTCAAGACGCCTTTGACGACGCGGTCAAGGCGCGTGAGGACAGGATCCGTTTGATCAACGAGGCCGAGGCCTACTCCAATAATGTTCTGCCCCGAGCACGCGGTGCCGCGGCACGGCAAATCGAGGAGGCCAATGCCTACAAGGAAGAGGTGGTTGCCAAGGCCGAGGGTGAGGCGCAACGTTTTGAGAACATCCTAAGTGAGTATACCGCCGCCCCGGATGTGACACGCCAGCGTCTTTATCTTGAGACCATGGAAGAAGTGCTGTCCAATTCATCCAAGGTGATGGTGGATGTGGAAGGCGGCAACAATATTATGTACCTGCCGTTGGATCGGATTATGCGTGATTCGGACTCGACACCGCTTTCATCTTCCTCATCCGATTTCAGTTCGGCCCTGTCGGGCCTGAAAGATCAGGCGCAATCGGCCCAGCAGTTAATGCGGCGTGACAGCGACGTCCGCAGCAGGGAGAGACGTTAA
- a CDS encoding multidrug ABC transporter ATP-binding protein, with product MKGTYVEPVISIAGLGKTYDSGFQALAHIDLDIRRGEIFALLGPNGAGKTTLINIICGIVTPSAGSVRVDGCDIISDYRSARAKIGLVPQELFTSAFESVEATMKFSRGLFGKSANAGVIERILRELALWDKRKTKVMELSGGMKRRLLIAKALAHEPEILFLDEPSAGVDVELRRDMWQMVRRLKAQGVTIILTTHYIEEAQEMADRIGVINRGEIVIVEEKAALMKQLGKKRLSLSLAKPLAAVPEALSDYPLELSEDGYTLDYSFNTQNEHSGIHELLRRLDQLGIEFSDLHTSESSLEDIFVDLVK from the coding sequence ATGAAAGGGACGTACGTGGAACCGGTAATATCGATCGCAGGTCTTGGCAAAACCTATGACTCCGGCTTTCAGGCCTTGGCCCATATCGATCTGGATATTCGGCGCGGCGAGATCTTCGCCTTGTTGGGCCCCAATGGCGCGGGCAAGACGACCCTGATCAATATCATCTGCGGCATCGTCACCCCGAGCGCGGGCAGCGTGCGTGTCGACGGCTGCGACATCATCAGCGACTATCGTTCGGCGCGCGCCAAGATCGGCCTGGTGCCGCAGGAACTGTTCACCTCCGCCTTTGAAAGCGTGGAAGCCACCATGAAGTTCAGCCGCGGCCTGTTCGGCAAGTCAGCGAATGCGGGGGTGATCGAACGAATCCTGCGTGAGCTCGCCCTGTGGGATAAGCGTAAAACCAAGGTGATGGAGTTATCGGGCGGCATGAAGCGGCGCCTGCTCATCGCCAAGGCGCTGGCCCATGAACCAGAGATCCTGTTTCTCGACGAACCCAGCGCCGGTGTGGATGTGGAGCTGCGGCGTGACATGTGGCAAATGGTGCGCCGCCTGAAGGCGCAGGGCGTGACTATTATTCTGACCACCCATTACATCGAAGAGGCGCAGGAGATGGCGGATCGTATCGGGGTGATCAACCGCGGCGAGATCGTCATCGTGGAAGAGAAGGCGGCACTGATGAAACAACTGGGCAAGAAGCGGTTGAGTCTGTCGCTTGCCAAGCCCTTGGCCGCCGTGCCGGAGGCACTGTCGGATTATCCCCTCGAACTGTCGGAAGACGGCTATACCCTCGACTACAGCTTCAATACCCAGAACGAACACAGCGGCATCCATGAATTATTGCGGCGTCTGGATCAATTGGGCATCGAGTTTAGCGACTTGCACACCAGCGAAAGTTCGCTGGAAGATATCTTCGTCGATCTGGTGAAATGA
- a CDS encoding sugar ABC transporter permease — protein sequence MNIYAIGAIYRHEMARTARTLTQSVASPILSTSLYFVVFGAAIGSRMGAIDGISYGAFIIPGLLMLSLLNESISNASFGIYFPKFMGTIYEVLSAPISPIEIVLGYVGAAASKSIVLGLLILATARLFVDYDIAHPGWMAAFLLLTGITFSLFGFIIGLWADDFQKLQIVPLMVVMPLTFLGGAFYSIDMLPEPWHTISLFNPVVYLISGFRWSFYGVADVHVALSLAMICLFMLACLALIAWIFKTGYRLKQ from the coding sequence ATGAATATCTACGCTATCGGCGCAATCTATAGACATGAAATGGCGCGCACCGCCCGCACCCTGACCCAAAGCGTCGCCTCGCCCATATTGTCGACCTCGCTGTATTTCGTGGTGTTCGGGGCCGCCATCGGTTCACGTATGGGCGCGATCGACGGCATCAGCTACGGCGCCTTTATCATCCCCGGCCTGCTCATGCTGTCCCTGCTCAACGAAAGCATTTCCAATGCCTCGTTCGGAATCTACTTTCCGAAATTCATGGGCACGATTTACGAAGTGCTCTCCGCGCCCATTTCGCCAATCGAAATCGTGCTTGGCTATGTTGGCGCGGCGGCGTCCAAGTCGATTGTGCTCGGTTTGTTGATCCTGGCCACGGCGCGATTGTTTGTCGATTACGATATTGCCCACCCGGGCTGGATGGCGGCCTTTCTGCTGCTCACTGGGATTACCTTCAGCCTGTTCGGCTTTATCATCGGGCTGTGGGCGGACGATTTTCAAAAGCTGCAGATCGTGCCGCTGATGGTCGTCATGCCACTGACCTTCCTCGGTGGCGCCTTTTATTCCATCGATATGCTGCCGGAACCCTGGCACACCATTTCACTGTTCAATCCGGTGGTCTATCTCATCAGTGGTTTCCGTTGGAGTTTTTACGGCGTCGCCGACGTCCACGTCGCGCTCAGCCTGGCTATGATCTGCCTGTTTATGCTTGCCTGCCTGGCCCTGATTGCCTGGATATTCAAGACCGGCTACCGCTTGAAGCAATGA
- a CDS encoding protease modulator HflC, protein MNQNKSIAIVIVLGFALILGLFSVYTVNERQKAILLRLGEIEKSEIEPGLHFKIPFINNVRKFDSRILTMDAEPETFLTAEKKNVVVDAFVKWQITDAAEFFTSMGGDERLANVRLSQIIKNGLRDEFGKRTIQEVVSGERAEIMDILVTSADKQVEEFGMDVVDLRIKRIDLKGDISEAIYRRMEAERTRVANDLRSLGAEEAERIRADADRQRTVILAEAYREAEQLRGEGDATAAKTYATAFEKDPEFYALYRSLGAYRSSFRSKNDMLVIEPDADFFRYFADPKGTAK, encoded by the coding sequence ATGAATCAGAATAAGAGTATCGCCATTGTCATCGTCCTGGGTTTTGCCCTGATCTTAGGGCTATTCTCGGTCTATACCGTCAATGAGCGGCAGAAGGCCATCCTGTTGCGCTTGGGTGAAATCGAAAAGTCGGAAATTGAGCCCGGCCTCCATTTCAAGATCCCGTTCATCAATAACGTGCGCAAGTTCGACAGCCGTATCCTAACCATGGACGCCGAGCCCGAGACCTTCCTCACCGCGGAAAAGAAGAACGTGGTGGTGGACGCCTTCGTCAAATGGCAGATCACTGATGCGGCCGAGTTCTTTACCTCCATGGGCGGGGATGAACGGCTGGCCAATGTGCGCCTGTCGCAGATCATCAAAAACGGCCTGCGCGATGAGTTCGGTAAGCGCACCATCCAGGAGGTGGTCTCCGGTGAGCGTGCCGAGATCATGGACATCCTGGTGACCAGCGCCGACAAACAGGTGGAAGAGTTCGGTATGGACGTGGTGGACTTGCGCATCAAGCGTATCGACCTCAAAGGCGATATCAGCGAGGCCATCTACCGTCGTATGGAGGCGGAACGTACCCGCGTCGCCAACGACCTGCGTTCGCTGGGTGCCGAGGAAGCGGAGAGAATCCGCGCCGATGCCGACCGCCAGCGCACCGTGATCCTGGCCGAGGCCTACCGTGAAGCCGAGCAACTGCGCGGTGAAGGGGACGCGACGGCGGCGAAGACCTACGCCACCGCTTTTGAAAAAGATCCCGAGTTCTATGCCCTGTATCGTAGTCTCGGCGCCTACCGCAGCTCGTTCAGAAGCAAGAACGACATGCTGG
- a CDS encoding amino acid-binding protein: MTHWYILSVVGKDRPGIVSHVTTALYDGGCNLGETSMIRLGDSFTIMMMVRHDGTVKSLQNLLATVAESMGLHVHVDNMDGHLHRHLEPDVHITVYGADRPGIVAHVTGALAEAGLNIVNLDSDVGGTEDQPLYVMHIDGVAGEGIKALESALDVVVKEGVEARLSPIDTMIG; the protein is encoded by the coding sequence ATGACCCATTGGTACATCCTGTCAGTGGTCGGTAAAGACCGGCCGGGTATCGTCTCCCATGTCACCACCGCCCTATATGATGGTGGCTGCAACCTGGGCGAGACCTCCATGATCCGGCTCGGCGACAGTTTCACCATCATGATGATGGTGCGCCACGACGGCACGGTGAAATCGCTGCAAAACCTGCTCGCCACGGTGGCCGAGTCCATGGGCCTGCATGTGCACGTGGATAACATGGACGGCCACCTGCACCGCCACCTGGAGCCGGATGTGCACATCACCGTCTACGGCGCCGACCGTCCCGGCATCGTCGCCCATGTCACCGGGGCCTTGGCCGAGGCCGGGCTCAACATCGTCAATCTGGACTCCGATGTGGGCGGTACGGAAGACCAGCCCCTCTACGTCATGCATATCGACGGTGTCGCCGGGGAGGGGATCAAGGCACTGGAATCGGCGCTCGACGTGGTGGTTAAAGAGGGCGTCGAGGCCCGGCTGAGCCCCATCGATACCATGATCGGTTAG
- a CDS encoding RNA pseudouridine synthase, producing the protein MSDLETLSAAVPAALAGQRLDQVLAQLFPDYSRARLQQWIKAGQVQVDGKQLRPKDRLLGGEQVAVQATAAREVTWQAQPLPLNIVYEDEHILVIDKPAGLVVHPASGNPDGTLVNALLNHAPELDAVPRAGIVHRLDKETSGLLVVARTLKSQKHLVDMLQARVMKRQYQAVICGVMPSGGTVEAPIGRHPVDRKRMAVVANGKPAVTHYRVIRRFRAHSHIRVDLDTGRTHQIRVHMAHIRHPLVGDPVYGQRLRIPPDSSEQMMATLRRFRRQALHAARLGLEHPASGEPLEWQAPLPDDMVRLLEVLQQDADEHA; encoded by the coding sequence ATGTCCGATTTAGAAACTCTTTCTGCAGCGGTACCGGCGGCCCTGGCCGGACAGCGCCTGGATCAGGTGCTGGCGCAGCTGTTTCCCGATTATTCCCGCGCCCGTTTGCAGCAGTGGATCAAGGCGGGCCAGGTGCAGGTGGATGGCAAACAACTGCGCCCCAAGGATAGACTGCTGGGCGGCGAGCAGGTGGCGGTCCAGGCCACCGCCGCGCGCGAGGTGACTTGGCAGGCGCAGCCCCTCCCGTTAAACATCGTCTATGAGGACGAGCACATCCTGGTCATCGACAAGCCGGCGGGGCTGGTGGTGCATCCGGCCAGCGGCAATCCGGATGGCACCCTGGTCAACGCCTTGCTCAACCACGCCCCGGAGCTGGACGCGGTGCCGCGCGCCGGCATCGTCCACCGACTCGATAAGGAGACCAGCGGCCTGCTGGTGGTGGCACGCACTCTGAAGTCGCAAAAACACTTGGTGGACATGCTGCAGGCGCGGGTCATGAAGCGCCAGTACCAGGCGGTGATCTGCGGCGTTATGCCCAGCGGCGGCACGGTGGAGGCGCCCATCGGCCGGCATCCGGTGGACCGCAAGCGCATGGCAGTGGTGGCCAACGGCAAGCCGGCCGTGACCCACTACCGCGTTATCCGGCGTTTTCGCGCCCACAGCCATATCCGTGTCGATCTGGATACCGGCCGCACCCACCAGATCCGTGTCCACATGGCCCATATTCGCCATCCCCTGGTGGGCGATCCGGTCTACGGCCAGCGTTTGCGCATTCCGCCCGATAGCAGCGAGCAGATGATGGCAACCCTGCGCCGCTTTAGGCGCCAGGCTCTGCACGCGGCGCGGCTCGGGCTGGAGCACCCCGCCAGCGGCGAGCCGCTGGAATGGCAGGCGCCGTTGCCCGACGACATGGTCCGCCTGCTGGAAGTCTTACAACAGGACGCCGATGAGCATGCCTGA
- a CDS encoding laccase, whose amino-acid sequence MSMPDQNVGWIVPDWPAPARVRAGSTTRLGGVSVAPYDSLNLGDHVGDVPDAVAENRRRLRQQHQLPADPVWLKQVHGVVVVDAATVHGRPEADAAFSRQSGVVCTVMTADCLPVLLCDRHGTVVAAVHAGWRGLVHGVIEATVRRMGVSADKLMAWLGPAIGPAAFEVGEAVRAQFLDVDAQAATAFQPSPRGRWLADIYQLAAQRLTRLGVERVYGGHWCTFSDQERFYSYRRDAVTGRMASLIWLAHE is encoded by the coding sequence ATGAGCATGCCTGATCAGAATGTTGGCTGGATTGTGCCTGACTGGCCGGCACCGGCGCGGGTACGGGCGGGCAGCACCACACGTTTGGGCGGGGTGAGTGTGGCGCCCTATGACAGCCTTAATCTGGGTGACCATGTGGGCGATGTCCCCGATGCAGTGGCTGAAAATCGTCGTCGCTTGCGCCAACAACATCAGCTGCCCGCAGACCCTGTCTGGCTCAAGCAGGTGCACGGTGTGGTGGTGGTGGATGCGGCGACCGTCCACGGCAGGCCCGAGGCCGACGCCGCCTTTAGCCGTCAATCCGGTGTGGTGTGCACGGTAATGACCGCCGATTGCCTGCCGGTATTGCTGTGCGACCGGCATGGCACCGTCGTGGCCGCGGTCCATGCCGGTTGGCGCGGCCTGGTGCACGGCGTGATCGAGGCGACCGTGCGGCGCATGGGCGTGTCGGCGGACAAGCTGATGGCCTGGCTGGGGCCGGCCATCGGCCCGGCCGCCTTTGAGGTGGGCGAGGCGGTGCGCGCCCAGTTTCTCGACGTCGATGCGCAGGCCGCGACCGCGTTTCAGCCGTCACCCCGGGGGCGCTGGCTGGCGGACATCTACCAGTTGGCGGCACAGCGTCTGACCCGGCTCGGGGTCGAACGGGTCTATGGCGGTCATTGGTGTACGTTCAGTGATCAGGAACGCTTCTATTCCTACCGCCGCGACGCTGTCACCGGGCGCATGGCCAGCCTGATCTGGCTGGCCCACGAATGA